In Vitis riparia cultivar Riparia Gloire de Montpellier isolate 1030 chromosome 19, EGFV_Vit.rip_1.0, whole genome shotgun sequence, the following proteins share a genomic window:
- the LOC117908935 gene encoding receptor-like serine/threonine-protein kinase SD1-8, whose protein sequence is MGNMKISTRRWSANLVFLLISSGFHWQFVDAFTDTILQGQSLTTSQTIISAGGNFELGFFSPGKSTKYYVGIWYKKFSEQTIVWVANRDYSFTNPSVVLTVNTDGNLEILEGKISYKVTSISSNSNTSATLLDSGNLVLKNKKSDVLWESFDYPSHTYLPGMKLGYDKRAGKTWSLMSWKSAEDPSPGDFSLQVDPNGTSQIFGLQGPNKYWTTGVWDGQIFSQVPEMRFFYLCKCNISFNENESYLTYSLHNPSILSRLVLDVSGQIRSLNWHEGTHEWDLFWLHPKTQCEVYDYCGPFGICTGDSVEFCECLPGFEPRFPEDWNLQDRSGGCVRKADLQCVNESHANGERDQFLLVSNVRLPKYPVTLQARSGMECESICLNRCSCSAYAYEGECRIWGGDLVNVEQLPDGDSNARSFYIKLAASELNKRVSSSKWKVWLIVTLAISLTSVFVNYGIWRRFRRKGEDLLLFDFGNNSEDTSDELDETNRLWRGEKREVDLPMFSFASVSASTNNFSIENKLGEGGFGSVYKGKSQRGYEVAVKRLSKRSKQGWEELKNEAMLIAKLQHKNLVKVLGYCIERDEKILIYEYMSNKSLDFFLFDPTKYGILNWKTRVHIIEGVAQGLLYLHQYSRLRIIHRDLKASNILLDKDMNPKISDFGMARIFGGNESKVTNHIVGTYGYMSPEYALEGLFSTKSDVFSFGVLLLEILSGKKNTGFYQTDYLNLLGYAWDLWKDSRGQELMDPGLEETLPTHILLRYINVGLLCVQESADDRPTMSDVVSMLGNESVRLPSPKQPAFSNLRSGVEPHISQNRPEVCSLNGVTLSVMEAR, encoded by the exons ATGGGTAACATGAAAATTTCAACCAGAAGGTGGTCTGCTAATCTCGTTTTCTTGCTTATTTCTTCAGGTTTTCACTGGCAATTTGTCGATGCCTTTACAGATACAATCTTACAAGGTCAATCACTCACAACCTCTCAGACCATCATATCTGCTGGTGGTAACTTTGAATTAGGATTCTTTTCTCCTGGAAAGTCCACAAAATATTATGTGGGGATATGGTACAAGAAATTCTCAGAGCAAACCATTGTGTGGGTAGCTAACCGAGATTATTCGTTCACAAATCCATCCGTGGTTCTTACTGTCAACACAGATGGCAACCTCGAGATTTTGGAGGGGAAGATTTCGTACAAGGTGACAAGCATATCATCAAACAGCAACACTAGTGCAACCCTGTTGGATTCTGGAAatcttgttttgaaaaataagaagtCAGATGTCTTATGGGAGAGCTTTGACTATCCATCGCACACTTACCTGCCGGGGATGAAGCTTGGGTACGACAAAAGGGCTGGAAAAACATGGTCATTGATGTCATGGAAGAGCGCAGAAGATCCCAGTCCAGGAGATTTCTCCCTGCAGGTCGACCCTAATGGAACTAGCCAGATTTTTGGCCTGCAAGGACCCAACAAGTATTGGACTACTGGGGTGTGGGATGGGCAGATTTTCAGCCAGGTTCCAGAGATGCGTTTCTTCTACTTGTGTAAGTGCAATATATCCTTTAATGAGAATGAAAGCTATTTGACTTACTCTCTTCATAATCCCTCCATTCTGAGCAGACTGGTGCTAGATGTGTCAGGCCAGATTAGGTCTCTGAATTGGCATGAAGGCACACATGAATGGGATTTATTTTGGCTTCACCCAAAAACACAGTGTGAGGTTTATGATTACTGTGGGCCTTTCGGAATCTGCACTGGGGATTCTGTTGAATTTTGTGAATGCTTGCCAGGTTTTGAACCTCGCTTCCCTGAAGACTGGAATCTGCAAGACAGATCTGGAGGGTGTGTGAGGAAAGCAGATTTGCAGTGTGTCAATGAAAGCCATGCTAATGGGGAGCGAGACCAGTTTCTTTTGGTGTCTAACGTGAGACTGCCCAAGTATCCCGTAACACTGCAAGCAAGGAGTGGTATGGAGTGCGAATCAATTTGCCTGAATCGCTGCTCTTGCTCTGCTTATGCTTATGAGGGAGAGTGTAGAATATGGGGTGGAGATCTTGTAAACGTGGAGCAGCTACCAGATGGTGACAGTAATGCTAGAAGTTTCTATATCAAACTTGCTGCCTCTGAGCTAAATAAGAGAG TTTCAAGCAGTAAGTGGAAGGTATGGTTAATTGTTACACTGGCCATATCTTTAACTTCAGTATTTGTCAATTATGGGATATGGCGAAGGTTCCGAAGAAAAG GGGAAGATTTGTTACTATTTGATTTCGGTAACAACTCAGAAGATACCAGCGATGAGCTTGACGAGACAAATAGACTTTGGAGGGGCGAGAAGAGGGAAGTTGATTTGCCCATGTTCAGTTTTGCGAGTGTATCTGCTTCTACAAATAACTTCTCTATTGAAAATAAACTAGGAGAGGGTGGTTTTGGATCTGTTTACAAG GGAAAGTCACAAAGAGGATATGAGGTAGCTGTGAAAAGGCTCTCAAAAAGATCTAAACAGGGATGGGAggagttaaaaaatgaagccatGCTTATAGCCAAGCTGCAACACAAGAATCTTGTGAAAGTTTTGGGATACTGCATCGAGCGGGATGAGAAGATATTGATTTACGAGTATATGTCCAACAAAAgcttggatttcttcctctttg ATCCTACAAAATATGGAATTCTGAATTGGAAGACACGGGTTCACATCATTGAAGGGGTTGCTCAGGGACTTCTTTATCTGCATCAGTACTCCAGATTGAGGATTATTCATCGAGATTTGAAGGCTAGCAACATTCTTTTGGATAAGGATATGAATCCTAAAATATCAGATTTTGGAATGGCAAGAATATTTGGAGGCAACGAATCAAAAGTAACAAATCATATAGTTGGGACTTA TGGCTATATGTCCCCTGAGTATGCTTTGGAAGGTCTATTCTCCACTAAATCTGATGTCTTTAGCTTTGGGGTCTTGTTATTGGAGATTTTGAGTGGCAAGAAGAATACTGGATTTTACCAAACCGACTATCTCAATCTTCTTGGATAT gCATGGGATCTGTGGAAAGACAGCAGGGGGCAGGAGTTGATGGATCCAGGGTTGGAAGAGACATTGCCAACACACATTCTGTTGAGGTACATCAATGTAGGCCTTCTTTGTGTTCAAGAAAGTGCAGATGACAGGCCTACCATGTCTGATGTTGTCTCAATGCTTGGCAATGAAAGTGTACGTTTACCTTCTCCAAAACAACCGGCATTTTCAAATCTGAGAAGTGGGGTGGAACCACATATATCCCAAAACAGGCCTGAAGTTTGTTCCTTAAATGGTGTGACACTTTCAGTTATGGAAGCACGATAG
- the LOC117909112 gene encoding S-locus-specific glycoprotein S13-like, with translation MHQSISNGETLVSSGQSFELGFFSPGNSNNWYLGIWYKNTPQTVVWVANRNNPITDSYRVLTIINNGLVLLNRTKSVIWSPNLSRVPENPVAQLLETGNLVLRDNSNESSKSYIWQSFDHPSDTLLPGMKMGRNLKTGVQRNLTSWRSADDPSLGDFSLRIDINVLPYVVLGTGSSKKVRSGPWNGIEFNGLPALKNGVFKSVFVYKEDEVYAFYESHNDAVFTKLTLNHSGFVQRLLLKKGSSEWDELYSIPNDLCQNYGRCGANSICRMGKLQICECLTGFTPNSEEEWNMFNTSGGCTRRMPLDCQSEEGFVKVTGVKLPDLIDFHVILSVSLGELAV, from the exons ATGCACCAATCCATAAGCAATGGTGAGACTTTAGTTTCCTCAGGCCAAAGCTTTGAACTAGGCTTCTTCTCTCCTGGAAACTCCAATAATTGGTACTTAGGAATATGGTACAAGAATACACCCCAGACAGTTGTATGGGTTGCCAACAGAAACAACCCCATCACAGATTCTTACCGAGTTTTAACCATCATCAACAATGGCCTTGTTCTTCTCAACCGGACAAAGAGTGTAATCTGGTCTCCCAATTTATCAAGGGTACCAGAAAATCCAGTTGCACAGCTCCTGGAGACTGGAAATCTTGTTCTTAGGGACAACAGTAATGAGAGTTCTAAAAGCTACATATGGCAGAGCTTTGATCATCCATCAGACACACTGTTGCCAGGCATGAAGATGGGAAGGAACTTAAAGACTGGTGTACAACGAAATTTGACATCATGGAGAAGTGCAGATGATCCATCCCTTGGAGACTTCTCTCTCAGAATCGATATTAATGTGCTGCCTTATGTTGTTCTTGGTACGGGATCGAGCAAAAAAGTCCGATCTGGGCCATGGAATGGAATTGAATTCAATGGTCTTCCGGCGTTGAAAAACGGGGTTTTCAAATCAGTTTTTGTTTACAAAGAGGATGAGGTATATGCGTTCTATGAGTCTCACAACGATGCGGTTTTTACAAAACTAACATTGAACCATTCAGGTTTCGTCCAGCGTCTTCTATTGAAAAAAGGGAGCTCTGAATGGGATGAATTGTACTCGATACCTAATGACCTTTGTCAAAATTATGGGCGGTGTGGTGCTAATAGTATTTGCAGAATGGGCAAGTTGCAGATTTGTGAATGTTTGACGGGTTTCACACCGAATTCAGAAGAAGAATGGAACATGTTTAATACATCTGGTGGATGCACACGAAGAATGCCTTTAGATTGCCAAAGTGAAGAGGGATTTGTAAAGGTAACAGGGGTGAAATTGCCCGACTTAATAGATTTTCATGTGATTTTGAGTGTGAGCCTTGGGGAGT TGGCTGTTTGA